The window GCCGAGTGTACATCGCAGAGCTTCTGCACCTCGTGAATCGGCGTGCCGCCTTCGATGAGCTGCTGCTCGGCAGCGGAGATCTCCTCGGCCGAAACGCTCGCGAAGTCTTTGATGAAATCTTTGCGTACCGTCTCCAGAGACTCGCCCGCCGAAAGGCGCTGCAGGAAACCCTTGAGCACAGCCGCGCGTTCCGTCGCCTCTCCGTCCGCCGCGCCTGCCGTCGCAGCTGCATGGGTGCAGCCGCAGCCGCCTTCGCCGTGCACATGGGGCTGCGCCTCGTGCGTACCGCAAGAGCTGCACGCATGCGCCGCAGCAGCTTCATCCTGCTTGATCGTGAAACCGCGTGCCTCCAGCTCGCGCACGACGTCTTCCAACTTCATCCCCTTGATCGCCACACCCTTGGGCACGGTCATGACGCGCCCCATGACGTTCAAGACCATCGGATTCGTAATCTCCTTGAAGCCGATCTCTGCCATTGCCTGCTGAAACTCCGGAAACTCCTCGACAAGTTCCGCCACCGTTTTATTTAAGTCCAATTCCTTTTTCATATCGATCTCTCCTGTTCCAAATCTGAATGCGTTTCTCATTGCTGTCATTATAACAAATACAGATTGCGCTTGTCGTCATATTTGTTACGGGTTTTGGAGCAGCATTTGTTTAGTTCGGTATTGACAATGCCTGTGATGCATGATATTCTTTGGCGGAAGGATTGTTATGAAGAAATAAAATTTCTATATTTGGGTCAGGTGTCGCAAGACTTAATAGGGAAGTCGGTTGAAGCCGGCGCGGTCACGCCACTGTAACAGGGAGCACGCTGCAAAATGCCACTGAGGAAACTTGGGAAGGTGCAGCCGTGCGATGAACTGGAGCCAGGAGAACTGCCTGATCAACAATCACCGTTTGAACCTGCGAGCGATGGGGAGGAGATTTTGGCGGCAGCAAGCCCATGCCTTTTGCTAGGCCGAGGCACAGCGTACAGCCATTGACGGAAGTTTTCGCGCAGCCCCTCCTTTTTCGCGCACGAAAGGAGGGGTTGTGTTTTATTTTTGGAGATTGTGCGTGTAGTTTACTAGATGAGGAAAGGGAGTTCTGCAAAATGAATCCATGGAAAAAGAAATGCCTGACGCTTGCCGTCATCTGTTCCGTTGCGGGAACAACCCAAGTGTATGCGGCGGAAAAAAGTGCTGAGACGACGAACACAGCAGTTGATTCGACGACGGTGTCCACGGAAACTTCGTCCGCGGGGGGGGGACATGACCTCGGAGAGACGACCGTCACGGCGACGAGAGTCGCGGAACCTGTCAACAAAGTTCCCGCCAACGTCACCGTCATCACGGCGAAAGAACTTGAAAAGAGGCATGTCTTCAGTTTGCGCGAAGCGCTTGCGAGGGAGGCAGGCATCTATGTTGCGCCGACGGCAGAAGTGAAGGATGGCTTGGAGCTGCGTGGATTTAGCAGTCCGAACATCCTTGTCATGTACAATGGACAGCAGCTCAACACGGCCTTTGACGGCGGCGTCAATTGGGATTCCATCCCGCTCAGTGACATCGAGCGCATCGAGATCGTGCGCGGAGCCAGTTCCTCGCTCTACGGCGGTCATGCTGTCGCCGGTGTCATCAACATCATTACGAAGAAACCGAAAAAGCCGGAGAATCCAGAGCAGCAGCTCCTTCATGGCAAAATTGAAGTCTCTCACGGCAGCAACAACACATGGCAGCGCGGCATGCAGGTCACGGGCGGCGACGGTAAGCTCGACTTCCGTCTCGGTTACGAAAAACGTACATCGGATGGCTGGGTCGGGCACTATGCCACGACGGAAGAGTGGTATAATGCAGGTGTTACTCCGGATGCGACGGGCGTATTTCCGAAGCTTTCTGATGGCGAATATATCGTAGGCAGCCGTGGTGCAAGAAAAAGATCAAGTGAAAATGTCTTCTTTGATATGAATTACGACTTTGATGCCAGCCGTTCGCTCAGCTACACCTATATGCACAATTCTTATAAGTATTCTTACCATGACCCCATCACTTATTTGCGTGATGCGAGCGGAAATCCTACATTTTCCGGGACGGTACTCTTGCCGAACGGTAATTATATCAGCGCCTCGCCAGGGGATTTTCTCGGCTATATGGGAAAGCGCGAGCAAGACGTCCACAAATTGCGCTATGAGGATAAGAAAAACTCTTTCACGGCGAACATCGGCTATAGCGACACCACGAAGGATGGTTATTCCGGTGCCTCGTGGCGCGCTACAAGCATCGATTGGACGGGATTGGGAAACCGAGCGGAATATCCTACGAAGAACTACAATATAGAAGCGCAAAAGAAATGGACGATTAAGAATCATACGCTGCTTGCAGGCTTTGCATGGATGAAAGACAAGATGCGCTATCGTGCCGTTGATCTTCATCGTTGGAAGGATTGGAGTTCAGAATATGGCGATCCATACGCACAGAGCGGTGGATCCATCATCTCCACAGCTCTTTTCGTGCAGGATGAGTTAGAGCTTGATCCGCGTTGGCGGCTGCAGGTCGGTCTGCGTTATGACCGCTTCGATAAGAAGGATGGCTATTCCTACATCGATGATGTACGCAAAGATTATGAAGACACGGCCTTCAATGCCTGGAGTCCAAAATTCGCTGTGACCTATGAGCCGCAAAAGGACACGATGATTTATGCCAGCTTTGGCAAATCATTCAATCCGCCGTCGATTTATCGTCTTTATCGCCGTGCGGGAGACGACCCGCGTTCCATCAAGGCCAATCCTGATCTGACGCCGGAAAAATCTACGACGTACGAACTGGGAATGAAACAGAAGATAAACAAGAACACCTCATATGGTTTGACGTTCTTCCGCGTGGATACGAAGGATAAGATTGCCATCGCTACGCGCAACGGTATCAGAGCCTATTACAACATGAATGAAGCGATGATCAAGGGGATAGAGTTCGACGTCAAGCATCGTCTGAGCCGCGATTGGCGGGTATATCTGAACTACACCTTTGAATCAGGCGAATATACGAGCGGCGGCGATACGTACCGAGATTGGGATTTGCCGAAGCACATGGCAGGCTTCGGTATCGACTATACGCGCGGGAAGTTCGGCGGTGTCCTTGATGCAAGGTATGTGGCCGCAAGGCAGGATGTTGATACAACTACTGGTGAATACGGCTCAGAGGACAGTTTCTTCACTACGAATCTCTACTTGACGTATAAGTTCGACGACAGCTTCAGAATGCAGTTCGGCATCGATAACCTCTTCAATCGGCACTTCTACGCGAATGAAGCAGCGAGCGATAGAACCTACTCTCTCGGTGCGACGTATTCCTTCTAGGGAAGCGCGGATAAACCCGGCAGGGCTTATCATATCTGCACCACGAAAGGACACTTCATGAGACTCATCTATCGTCTGCATCGCTGGATCAGTGCCGTATGTGCGTTCTTCTTCCTGCTGCTCGTCTTGACGGGACTGCCGCTGCTCTTCAACGGCGATATCGCGCGCTGGAATGCGCTTGAAAAACGGCCTGCCTTCGGCGAGACATCCTCTCGTATGCTTTGGGCAGAAGCGGTAAGGGGCTTGGAGCGGATCGAGCGCGAGAATCCCGGGCGCAGGGTGCAGTCGATTTCCGCCTATCCCGAGCGCGGGCTTCTCGTCTATCGGTTTTCGCACACCGGCGGCGGATATGGCGTGTCTGCGCTCGCCTACGCGCCGCAGCAGGACACGCTTGTGCCTTGGCGGAGCGGCGGCGTCAAATCGCCCGCGCTCGCTGCCTTCATGGGCTGGATGCATCACCTGCATCTGCGTCTCGCCATGGGGCAGGGCGGCATGATCTTCCTCGGCATCATGTGCTTCTTGAGCTTCCTCTCGCTCTTGGGCGGGGTGCTTCTCTATCCGTCCTTCATGAAGCGGCGGCTTTTCGGCGGTATGCGAGGTGGCACGTCAGCGGGCAGTTTTTTCGACTGGCACATCTTCCTCGGCATCATCACGGCAGTCTGGGCGGCGCTCTTGACCTTGAGCGGAATCGCCATCGTCTTCGGCATGCTCGGCTACAGCAGCTATGCCGAGGATGTGATAGCAAGTGTGCCGCAGAGGGAAAGTGCGCCGCCCGCCATAACCTTCGCTGAGATGATTGCTTATGCAAAGGAGCATTTTCCCGCCCAGGAGATTCTCTACCTCGACGCTGCCGAAGGATCAACCCCCGCCGCATTGACGCTGGCGGATGCCGAGAGACCGCAGATGTTTCGCGGGCAGGACGTCTACCTGCTGCGCACGGCGGGCGGCGAGATCGAGAACTTCACGAAGCCCTTGCCGCGCTGGCTCGTCTTTTGTGATGCCGTGCGCGATCTGCACCTGCACAATCATTCGACGATGTTCCTGAAGATCATCTGGGCGGTTCTCGATCTGCTTTGCGCCGCCGTCATCGTCACGGGCTTTTGCGGCTGGCTGCAGAGAAGCCGCCGCAAAAAGGAGAGACCGCCCGTGCTCGCGCCCCATCCGGCGGCGAAGGCTGTGCCGTGGAAGGCGCCTGCGCTCTTCGTCGCGCTCTCCCTCGTCGCCATGGCCGCGCCGCTTGGCGATACGCTTGCGGGCAATATCGTGGGATCTGCCGCGTGGCTCGCGTTCTTCGTCAGCGCTTTCGTGCTATGGCGGCGCGGCAAGCGGTAAAAAGAAAATGGCAGCTTCGTCCATGCGGTGAGGTTGCTATTTTTTATTCGGAACAACAGCTGTGTGCCTATGCCAATCTTTTTCTAAAAAATCGCTTGACAAACTTTCTCGACCTCGCTATAATGGCCATAACGATTAAATAATCACTTAATCATTAAGGAGGAACTCCCATGAAAAAGAGCTACAAGATCGAAGTCGAGTGCGCGAACTGCGCTCAGATGATGGAAGACGCAACGAAGAAGATCGAGGGCGTAAAGGACGCAACGGTGAACTTCATGGCGCTGAAGATGAAGGTCGAATTCGCCGACGGCAGCGAGCCGGCTGAAGTCATGCCGCGCGTCTTAGAGGCCTGCCGCAAGATCGAAAGCGACTGCAATATTGAATTCTGAGCCGTCCAAGAGGCAAGTCCGAAGGACGCAGACGATTGGGAAACGGCTCGAATGCGAAAACGTCCCGCAAATCAAGCTCGAAGAGCGCAGATGCGCGGTTGACGTTGACCGCTTCTGAGCCGTCCAAGAGGCAAGTCCGAAGGACGCAGACGATTGGGAAACGGCTCGAATGCGAAAACGTCCCGCAAATCAAGCTCGAAGAGCGCAGATGCGCGGTTGACGTTGACCGCTTCTGAGCCGTCCAAGAGGCAAGTCCGAAGGACGCAGACGATTGGGAAACGGCTCGAATGCGAAAACGTCCCGCAAATCAAGCTCGAAGAGCGCAGATGCGCGGTTGACGTTGACCGCTTCTGAGCCGTCCAAGAGGCAAGTCCGAAGGACGCAGACGATTGGGAAACGGCTCGAATGCGAAAACGTCCCGCAAATCAAGCTCGAAGAGCGCAGATGCGCGGTTGACGTTGACCGCTTCTGAGCCGTCCAAGAGGCAAGTCCGAAGGACGCAGACGATTGGGAAATGGCTCGAATGCGAAAACGTCCCAAGAACGCGAGCTGCAAGCGAAGCGTGATTGGTTGACGTTGACCGCCCAGAGTAGGATTCAACATCACGTCGCCAGAAAGCAGGTATTTTCGTGAACAAGAAACAAAAAAGAAATCTCATCCGCATCCTTCTGGCGGCCGCCTTGATGATCGTCTTGAGCCAGCTGCCCGTGGCGGGTCTGCCGCGCTTCTTCCTCTACGTCGTGCCGTACCTCATCGTCGGCTATGACATCATCATCAAGGCAGCGAAGGGCGTATGGAATCGTCGTCCGCTCGACGAAAATCTCCTGATGTCGATCGCGACCATCGGCGCGATGGGGCTTGCTCTCTACGAGGATGGCGACTATGTGGAAGGCATCGCCGTCATGCTCTTCTACCAGGTCGGCGAATGGTTTCAAAGCTATGCCGTCGGAAGAAGTCGCAGAAACATCGGCGAGCTCATGGACATCCGCCCCGACTACGCGAATGTGGAAGAGGATGGAAAGCTTATACGCCGTGACCCCGACGAAATCGAAATCGGCACGGAGATCGTCGTGCAGCCGGGCGAGAAGATCCCCATTGACGGCATCATCACGGATGGCGCATCGACGCTCAATACGAGCGCACTGACGGGCGAGAGCCTGCCGCGCGACGTAGAGAAGGGGCACGCCGTCTTCAGCGGCTGCATCAATCTCACGGGCGTCTTGAAGATTCGTACGACGAAGGAGTTCGACGAATCGACCGCCTCGAAGATTTTGGAACTTGTCGAGGATGCCAGCGCGCGCAAGTCGCGTTCGGAGACGTTCATCGCACGTTTTGCGCGCGTCTATACGCCGATCGTCGTCGCGGCCGCCATCCTCCTCGCCATCGTGCCGCCCGTCGTGTGCCTCGCCGCGCTCGATGCCGCGCCCGACTGGGGTACATGGATTTACCGCGCCCTGATCTTCCTCGTCATGAGTTGCCCATGCGCACTCGTCGTCAGCGTTCCCCTGAGCTTCTTCGCGGGCATCGGCGGTGCGAGCCGCGAGGGCGTGCTCGTCAAGGGCGCGAACTACCTCGAAATGCTCGCCGAGGTCGACACCGTCGTCTTCGACAAAACGGGTACTTTGACCCGTGGCGTCTTCGAGGTCAACGCCGTGCATCACAGCACGATGGATGACAAAAAGCTTCTGGAGCTTGCCGCGCTCGCCGAGAGCGCTTCGTCGCATCCCATCAGCCGCAGCCTGCAGCAGGCTTACGGCAAGGAGATTGATCGCTCGCGCGTCACGGACATCGCGGAGATCGGCGGTCTCGGCGTGACGGCGAAGGTCGACGGTATCGAAGTGGCCGCTGGCAATGGCAAGCTCATGGAGCGTCTCGGAATTGAGTACCGCCCGTGTCACCACCCGGGCACAATCGTACAGATGGCGGTCGCAGGCAAGTACGCCGGACACATCGTCATTTCCGATGCGCTCAAACCGACGTCGGAGGCGGCGATCAAAAGTCTGCATGAAGCGGGCGTGAAGCGCGCCGTCATGCTCACAGGCGACGCGCATGCCGCCGCTGAGAAGGTCGCGGCGGAACTCGGCATAGACGAGGTCAAGAGCGAGCTTCTGCCTGCCGACAAGGTGCAGGAGGTCGAGCGCCTGCTCGCGGGGAAAACGGCGAAGAAGCTCGCCTTCGTCGGCGACGGCATCAACGACGCACCCGTCCTCAGCCGCGCAGACATCGGCATCGCCATGGGCGCGATGGGCTCTGACGCCGCCATCGAGGCCGCCGACGTCGTGCTGATGGACGACGATCCGCTGAAGCTGCCGAAGGCGATCCGCATCGCGAGAAAGTGTATGGCAATCGTGCATCAGAACATCGTCTTCGCCATCGGCATAAAGCTCCTGTGCCTCGTGCTCGGCGCCATCGGCATCGCCAACATGTGGTTCGCCATCTTCGCTGACGTCGGCGTCATGGTTCTCGCCGTCTTGAACGCGCTGCGCGCTCTCTTCGTGCGCAAGATGTAAGCCGTGAGTATTAGGCAATTGGAACGAGAATCATTCATATTAAACAAATAGGGATTGACGGTATTTGCCGCCGGTGTTATGATACAGGAAAATCCGTATCTACAAACTATTCTATGAGGAGGAATTATCATGGAATTGAAAGGTTCACAGACCGAAAAGAATCTTTGGGCGGCATTTGCCGGCGAATCGCAAGCTTATACGAAGTACGGCTACTATGCATCGCGTGCGAAGAAGGACGGCTTCGAGCAGATTTCGGCGCTTTT of the Selenomonas sputigena genome contains:
- a CDS encoding TonB-dependent receptor, which gives rise to MNPWKKKCLTLAVICSVAGTTQVYAAEKSAETTNTAVDSTTVSTETSSAGGGHDLGETTVTATRVAEPVNKVPANVTVITAKELEKRHVFSLREALAREAGIYVAPTAEVKDGLELRGFSSPNILVMYNGQQLNTAFDGGVNWDSIPLSDIERIEIVRGASSSLYGGHAVAGVINIITKKPKKPENPEQQLLHGKIEVSHGSNNTWQRGMQVTGGDGKLDFRLGYEKRTSDGWVGHYATTEEWYNAGVTPDATGVFPKLSDGEYIVGSRGARKRSSENVFFDMNYDFDASRSLSYTYMHNSYKYSYHDPITYLRDASGNPTFSGTVLLPNGNYISASPGDFLGYMGKREQDVHKLRYEDKKNSFTANIGYSDTTKDGYSGASWRATSIDWTGLGNRAEYPTKNYNIEAQKKWTIKNHTLLAGFAWMKDKMRYRAVDLHRWKDWSSEYGDPYAQSGGSIISTALFVQDELELDPRWRLQVGLRYDRFDKKDGYSYIDDVRKDYEDTAFNAWSPKFAVTYEPQKDTMIYASFGKSFNPPSIYRLYRRAGDDPRSIKANPDLTPEKSTTYELGMKQKINKNTSYGLTFFRVDTKDKIAIATRNGIRAYYNMNEAMIKGIEFDVKHRLSRDWRVYLNYTFESGEYTSGGDTYRDWDLPKHMAGFGIDYTRGKFGGVLDARYVAARQDVDTTTGEYGSEDSFFTTNLYLTYKFDDSFRMQFGIDNLFNRHFYANEAASDRTYSLGATYSF
- a CDS encoding cation transporter is translated as MKKSYKIEVECANCAQMMEDATKKIEGVKDATVNFMALKMKVEFADGSEPAEVMPRVLEACRKIESDCNIEF
- a CDS encoding PepSY-associated TM helix domain-containing protein; translation: MRLIYRLHRWISAVCAFFFLLLVLTGLPLLFNGDIARWNALEKRPAFGETSSRMLWAEAVRGLERIERENPGRRVQSISAYPERGLLVYRFSHTGGGYGVSALAYAPQQDTLVPWRSGGVKSPALAAFMGWMHHLHLRLAMGQGGMIFLGIMCFLSFLSLLGGVLLYPSFMKRRLFGGMRGGTSAGSFFDWHIFLGIITAVWAALLTLSGIAIVFGMLGYSSYAEDVIASVPQRESAPPAITFAEMIAYAKEHFPAQEILYLDAAEGSTPAALTLADAERPQMFRGQDVYLLRTAGGEIENFTKPLPRWLVFCDAVRDLHLHNHSTMFLKIIWAVLDLLCAAVIVTGFCGWLQRSRRKKERPPVLAPHPAAKAVPWKAPALFVALSLVAMAAPLGDTLAGNIVGSAAWLAFFVSAFVLWRRGKR
- a CDS encoding heavy metal translocating P-type ATPase — its product is MNKKQKRNLIRILLAAALMIVLSQLPVAGLPRFFLYVVPYLIVGYDIIIKAAKGVWNRRPLDENLLMSIATIGAMGLALYEDGDYVEGIAVMLFYQVGEWFQSYAVGRSRRNIGELMDIRPDYANVEEDGKLIRRDPDEIEIGTEIVVQPGEKIPIDGIITDGASTLNTSALTGESLPRDVEKGHAVFSGCINLTGVLKIRTTKEFDESTASKILELVEDASARKSRSETFIARFARVYTPIVVAAAILLAIVPPVVCLAALDAAPDWGTWIYRALIFLVMSCPCALVVSVPLSFFAGIGGASREGVLVKGANYLEMLAEVDTVVFDKTGTLTRGVFEVNAVHHSTMDDKKLLELAALAESASSHPISRSLQQAYGKEIDRSRVTDIAEIGGLGVTAKVDGIEVAAGNGKLMERLGIEYRPCHHPGTIVQMAVAGKYAGHIVISDALKPTSEAAIKSLHEAGVKRAVMLTGDAHAAAEKVAAELGIDEVKSELLPADKVQEVERLLAGKTAKKLAFVGDGINDAPVLSRADIGIAMGAMGSDAAIEAADVVLMDDDPLKLPKAIRIARKCMAIVHQNIVFAIGIKLLCLVLGAIGIANMWFAIFADVGVMVLAVLNALRALFVRKM